A part of Setaria viridis chromosome 8, Setaria_viridis_v4.0, whole genome shotgun sequence genomic DNA contains:
- the LOC117834311 gene encoding LOW QUALITY PROTEIN: protein ACTIVITY OF BC1 COMPLEX KINASE 1, chloroplastic (The sequence of the model RefSeq protein was modified relative to this genomic sequence to represent the inferred CDS: substituted 1 base at 1 genomic stop codon), translating into MELCTACIWTSAQWSHTLTPNRRASYHGFARSISLVLANRPDIIREDYMNELCILQDDVPPVPNHVAFAIIEEELGQPLERLFSKISSGTIAAASLGQVYRATLRETGEDVAIKVQRPGIEPIIYRDLFLLRTLASFLNGICLQKLGCNAELIVDEFGEKLLEELDYTLEATNIENFLENLKDDPTVKIPRVYKQLSGSRVPVMEWIDGIRCTDPQAIKEARIDVEGFLTVGVSAALRQLLEFDLFHGDPHPGNIFAMRDGHISYVDFGNVAVLSQQNKQTLTDVVVHAVNEGYAEMANDFTRLGFLASGTDVAPIIPALEAIWQNSAGKGLADFNFRSVTGKFNQLVYNYPIRIPERFSLVIRSLLTQEGICFTLKPDFKFLERYVAYLYVAKRLLTDPNPALRERLIQVLFKDGAFQWKRLENLIVLAKENVSKMSSNPALKKNSSQAMRGRQLESKLDLSETIKDGARMFLIDAGIRRQLILAFTEDSKLHVEELVDVXRLVEDQIDMPSLARKVLQDLPSVAPDFMLSWSDSILSDRQY; encoded by the exons ATGGAGCTCTGCACAGCATGTATCTGGACTTCAGCACAGTGGTCTCATACATTAACTCCTAACAGACGAGCATCATACCATGGTTTTGCGAGGTCAATCTCCTTG GTTCTAGCCAACAGGCCTGATATTATTCGAGAGGATTATATGAATGAACTCTGCATCTTGCAAGATGATGTTCCTCCGGTCCCTAACCAC GTAGCTTTTGCCATAATTGAGGAGGAACTTGGACAGCCTCTAGAGAGATTGTTCAGCAAAATTTCATCAGGGACAATAGCAGCTGCTAGTTTGGGCCAAGTTTACCGTGCTACACTTAGAGAAACTGGCGAGGATGTTGCTATCAAG GTTCAGAGACCAGGGATTGAACCAATAATATACCGAGATCTTTTCCTCCTCCGCACTTTGGCTTCATTTTTGAATGGGATTTGTCTTCAGAAATTAGGGTGCAATGCAGAGCTTATTGTTGATGAATTTGGTGAAAAACTTTTGGAAGAACTTGATTACACACTC GAAGCTACAAATATAGAAAATTTCTTAGAAAATTTGAAGGATGATCCAACTGTCAAGATACCTCGAGTGTATAAGCAGCTTTCAGGTTCTCGTGTTCCGGTGATGGAGTGGATAGATGGAATTAGATGTACGGACCCACAG GCTATAAAGGAAGCTAGAATTGATGTGGAAGGCTTTCTCACAGTCGGAGTGAGTGCTGCCTTGCGCCAGTTGCTTGAATTTGATCTTTTCCATGGAGATCCACATCCTGGAAACATTTTTGCAATGCGCGATGGTCATATTTCTTATGTCGACTTTGGCAATGTGGCCGTCCTCAGCCAG CAAAATAAACAAACCCTAACAGATGTTGTTGTTCATGCTGTTAATGAAGGCTATGCTGAAATGGCAAATGACTTCACTAGGCTAGGTTTTCTTGCTAGTGGAACAGATGTAGCCCCAATTATTCCAGCTCTGGAAGCCATTTGGCAAAACTCAGCTGGAAAAGGCTTGGCAGACTTCAATTTCCGGAGTGTGACTG GGAAGTTCAATCAGCTCGTGTACAACTACCCAATCCGCATTCCAGAAAGGTTTTCTTTGGTTATCCGTTCGTTGTTGACACAAGAAGGAATTTGCTTTACCCTAAAGCCTGATTTTAAGTTTCTTGAGAGGTAT GTTGCATATCTATATGTTGCAAAGCGTCTGTTGACAGATCCAAACCCTGCTCTGAGGGAACGCCTGATTCAG GTATTATTCAAAGATGGGGCATTCCAGTGGAAACGACTAGAAAACCTTATAGTTCTTGCCAAGGAGAATGTGTCCAAGATGAGCAGCAATCCTGCACTGAAAAAGAATAGTTC GCAAGCTATGAGAGGTCGTCAACTGGAGAGCAAACTTGATCTCAGTGAAACAATTAAAGACGGAGCACGGATGTTCCTTATCGATGCTGGGATCAGGAGACAACTCATACTAGCTTTCACCGAAGACTCCAAGTTGCATGTAGAAGAG CTTGTTGATGTGTAAAGACTGGTCGAAGATCAAATAGATATGCCTTCACTAGCCCGTAAGGTTCTCCAAG ATTTGCCATCTGTTGCGCCTGACTTCATGCTTTCTTGGAGTGATTCTATCCTGTCGGATCGCCAATACTAA